In the genome of Dromiciops gliroides isolate mDroGli1 chromosome 1, mDroGli1.pri, whole genome shotgun sequence, the window ATAAAGGACAGCACTGATATCTAGGAATTCTAAGGAAATTCTAAGGAAGTCTAAGGAAAGCCTCCAGTATACAAGGTGAATCTTTTATGGAGGGCCTGTGGAAGGCCATGTATATCAACACACAAGATGATAAGAGAGGGATGCTGCACTGATAGCATCTCATTAATGAACTCATTGATCCACTGAAATAGAGAAGAAGCTAAGGTGGTCAGCCTCTGTCCAAGCTCTTTCTAATTCTCAATGACCCCTCTTAGATATGGTTAAACACAAAGGGCATAGGATTATACTTTTAGAACTGTAAGAGattcagagttcatctagttcaacttcctcattttacagaggaggaagctgaggttcaTGGACTTTAACCGACCTGTCCAAGCTCACAgtggggaggatttgaacccagggctctaGATTCCAAGGTTGGTGCCATTTTCACTGTTCAACCCATCATGGTCCTAAAAGCCTTTCAGAGGGTTTCTAGACTTCATTTCTTTGCTTTAATGATCTGTGATTGTGTCAGTCCCATAATGAGACTTTTAAGAGCTTTTAATAATTGAGAGAGCTTTTAAGTTACTGAGGCCAAAAGCATCATCATCTTCTTACCAAACTAGTGACATGTCTTACATCATCAGCTAAGTTGGTCCTGAGATGACACGGAGTCCATTCCTGGGTGCACATGCAATGCTTTTCTAGCTTGATAGAACCCATCAGAAATTATGCTCCCCAGGAACAGCATTCTAGAAACTACAGTCACCTCCAAGCCATGATGAGGCCCTGGAGTAGATGTTAATGGATGTTTCCATATGCCTAGATAGATAGCCTAACATCTCTGCCAAGTCCCACAGTGGCCACAGCACACTTTCAATGGGGAAATGGGGATATGTAAACAACTGTGTGGACAACAGTGTTGCCTAAAGGTAAGTGATGAACTAGTTGGTTTCTTCCACCTCTGTAGTTCTATTTTTTAGTGATCAGACAGGGAATAAGCCAACAAAAGCCTGCATATGGGTTTGTTGAAGCATGCCTCCGTGTCTGTGTATTATTTATTTGGCTTTATTTTTAGGTAGAAAATGCTGAAAGGGACAATGTCTGTTAGAACGCATGAACAATTCCCAGTACAACATGGGTGCTAGGTAACCATTAGGTGGCTGAGGGGTATCTTTGTAATAGCAAAATGGGAGTATAAATAAATAGAACATTACAGCTAATCCAAATGACTGAAATATGGTTCTTTCCCCCCATGTTATCATGCATTTAACCACTTTggatatatttatgtttatgaatgacatatataaaatgtgtgtaaaAACACACACAATTCACATATGCTTTATGTccttgttgtcttctccattagaatgtaaactgattgggggtagggattgtttcagtCTTTCTAGttgtatctccagagcctagTAAAGTGACTGGAACACAGaacacttgttgattgagtgaGACAGGAAgcatgatgggcagctaggtggctcagtggatagagcactgggactggaatcaggaagacctgagttcaaattcagcctcagacacttactaactgtatgaaccttggcaggtcacttaaccctgtttgcctcagtttcctcatctggaggaggaaatggcaaactgctccagtatctttgtccagaaaaccccaaatgatgtcatgaagagtcagacatgactggaacaactgaacaacaaatatgatgCAGTAGACTGAAGGATGGCCTTagggtcaggaagccctgggttcaagttctcccCCTGGCACATAGGGGTTATGTGTTGCTCAGCAAGTAACTtagcctctcagtgccccaggtaaaGCTTTTAAGACTTTATGTTATCAATTTACTAAGTTGCATGAATAGAGGGAATTTCTACACTGGGAATACCCCTCCACTGGGTAATATCACAGATCCAGACCACAATCAATGCATATATATCATCTttgcattcacagttcttttcatttaaaaagatattctccctcttctccctatacccctcccccctcaaatAATGAGTATGAAACTTGTGTCTTCGGTAGATCTTTAGTACAGAATCTTCCTAGATCTTTAGTACAGAATCATACCCAGTTTGGCTCACCTTGGAGCTTTTAAGAGGCAATAGCTATAATTCCCTACACTTTACATCATGTAGCTTCATGGGAACATATGGCCCTGTGTCTTTGTTTCTATTGAACACAATTGGGGATCAAAATCTGCCCTGGAGCTATGCAGGCAGAATCAAGGACAGAACTTTATTTCTAACAGAAACCTGAAATGAAACACATTTAAGTGGGTTATCTACCTGGGCACTTTATTTGGTAAAGAAATAGCCTGGTGtcctggaaagaacactggactggggATTTGAAAAACCTGAGTGTGTAGCCTCTCACCCTCAATGTTAATGGCCAAgtcatataatttctctgatctttgtcaaatatagtaataatatttGCACCACCAACCACACATGTAAACTGTAAATTCTACTCTTCttaccccagtagaatgtaaggcccttgagaacagggaatgcTTTTTTTTATCTCGACGTCCCCAGTATCTAATACaatgccttgtacacagtaaatgcttactaagtgtttgttgaattgagttatGTAAATGTGggctactactattattattttgcctGGGAGTTAGGCATCAGCACCTTTAAAATTTAAGGGATATATTTTGATCCTTCCTCTCCAATAATTGTCTGTGCAGGtgtaggttgttgttgttgagtcatttcagtcatgtctgactccttgtgaccccatgaaCCTTTGTCCATGGTGTTTTCCGGGGAAacatactagagaggtttgccatttccttctccagcagcaaacagaggttaagtgatttgcccgaggtcacatagctaggaagtttctgatgctggatttgaactcaggtcttcctgacaccaagcccagcagtctatccactgttccacctagctataGATGTAGGTAGTGCACTTTAAATGTCCTTTtctggaaaagaggaaggaggaattacaggatcatagatttaaaggtagAAAGGAGTTTAGAGGTCTTTGAGttcaatcccttccttttacagatgaaaaaatgagaCTGAGAGGAGTTAGATAACTTGCACAATGTCAAACAGGTGGGAAGGAAgaagcaaataagcatttattgactaCTTACTATatcccagacactgtgctaagcccttcataaatattatcccatttgtcCCTCACAGTAACCCTATGAGGTCCGcatttaatagttgaggaaactggggaagatGGAGATTgcatgacttgtctagggtcatacagccattaagtgtctggggttggatttgaattcaggtcttcctgactctacacctAGTACTTTACCTACTATGTCATCTACTTTTAGTATTATTGTGGCAGAGATGGAATCTGAACCCAAATTTTGTTACTTCGAAtttacttctctttccactgtaccatacaaTCAAAACCGAGCAcctcacttgaaaaaaacaattacaaaataacTGAGAAATTGTGTATTAATTTCTATTTGGGCCCAGTGTTGCCTAACATAgtcaaacaactgaaaaatgaaaaaaatctctttgcacctaaatatatattttcaaccTTGAATCCTTCTTGTTTCCACTGTGACATCAGTAAGCTCTTAAATTGCTTCAAAGGTCAGTAATTATTCAATTATCGTGTGTTATCTTGGAAAGAATTCAACTCATTAATTTTCTATTACACTCAAAGCCTGGGTCATTAACTACATCAGGCATTTAGTCCTGCTTTTATCCACTAGATACTTTTAGGACACAGACATTAAACTGTTGGTTTATCAAAGCACTATTCTTTGAACTCCTGTTCTTAATTATGCCACAAAATTAAATGATAATAGACTTTTACTCCACTACAAGAAAGACATAGTCTGTGTAGTTATGTTAATGGAAAACTGGGCTGGGACCAAAACAGGGTTAAGATAATCTGGGATAAAACTGAACTGACCAACAGCTTCCTTGCTGGCCTCCATGGCCATATAAAAGAGCTTGTGATCACCTAAAATTATTCTGCAATCTCATTTATCTGTCACTGAATGTTCTTCTATAATTTAGTAATTAACTATTTGAGCATCAGCAAAGTCCCATTATGTACGACGATGTTGAAAAGGATTATTTCTGTCTGAGTTCCTGGCAAACATACCATACATCTCAATGCACTAAGCATGCTTTATGGATGAGTCAATCACCAGCAGAAGTAGGATGTGGATGGCCCAGGTCCCAAACATGGTGGTACTTAAAATCCCCACCTGTCCTCAAATATCTCCCTCAAAGGTATGTGATTCCCACTTTTGAGTATTAATGGACTAAACAAAGAAAGCCAGGACAGAGGGAAATAGCATCTTTTGGTTTTACCAGATTCATTCAACAGGCCTACTTTTGTCTAAGGTGCTATACtaggccctggagatacaaagacaaaaacaaaatagtccctgccctcaaggggcttatattcttaGTCAGGAAACAATATGCAGAGATAAATAGGTATTTAATAGAAAATGGaaagtaaatataagataattggGGGGGGAGCagaaacaacaaaggaaaaattgggaaagctAGTCCTGTTAAGCATGGGTTGTCTTAAACCTGTTTCCATTCCAATGAGTTTGCTATGAGATCACTACACAGATTGGGTATTTCTGACAGAAGATGGCACTTGGGTCGATCGTTGAAGAAAACTAGGGTTTTAAAAAACAGACATAAGGAAAGATAGCATCCCATGCATGAAGGACAGTCTGCATAAAGGTGTACAGGCAAGAGACAGATTGTTGAGTTCTTAGAGAGGCAAGTAGGTCAGATTGGCTGGAACTTAGAGCATGCAAGGGAGAATAATGTGAAAGCCGAAGAGATCGTTTGTttgccagattgtgaaggactttaaatgacaaacatctgaagagaaaagaaatcagacAGAAATTTTGGCTGGGAGAGAGATGAGCACAATAGCCATAAACTCTGGGTATTAGGTATAAGGACGACAAATGATAGCGTGCGGCTTCTGAGCCAGAGCTGATGGCAGGCTTTGGGTTATCAGTGTCTAGAGCAGGAGCCCAGAAAGATGACCTGAATAGAAGCTTTAACTCCTTCACAGTTTTCACCAAGGGCCTTCCTTGAGATAACTTGGAATTGATATTCCCTGCTGCCCCTTTCACCTTGCTTATTTTAGCTATTACCTGGCCTAATTTTAAAGTGAGGAATGAATACAAACCTTAGTTAACCAGGGCAGTTCAAGGATGCTGATGTGTATTGGCCAGGAAAAGGGTGAGTGCTCAAAAAAAGATCATATGGGACCCTATCAGGCACTTTTCCTTTCAGATGTCAAGGCAATGACTTCTGGTTCATTCATTAGCTGAGAGGAAGAATTTCAATGAGAGGTCTAACATTTAAACATTGTAGACTTATGGCCACCCTGTCCCCAAACCACAGTGAGACAAACATAGCCaacaaaggaaaagggagaggggataCTGGtggtaaaatattattttatataagaatATTCTGAAAGATTGTGTTAGATGAAATGACAAAATGTAGATGAACAATTATTGAACTAAGAATTGCTTTATGTATGCATAAGAATGTTAGTCTGGAGAAGACTAAGGATCtcagatttagggctagaaaggacctcagaggaccAGCTTCCTCAATGCACAGTTGAGAAAGCTGAGGTttggagaaattaaataacttgcctgagtcacatagataataagtggaGAGCCAGTTTTCATACCCAATCTGGGTCTTCCACATCAAATCCAGTCCTTGGCCCACTGAATCAAATTATTgtctttgttgtttagttgtgtctgactctttgtgaccccatttgggttttcttggcaaagatactggaatggtttgctatttccttctccagtggattaaagcaaacagattaagtgatttgcccagggtcacataactaagtatatgaggctggatttgaataggtcctgactctgggcctacaactctatccactgagccacctacctgcctcctagGTGAACAaaggctaagggacttgcccaaggtcacacaactagtaagcttctaagaccagatttgaactcaggtcttcctaattccaggcccaccagtctatccactgagccatctagtagCCTCTACTGCATCAAAtacatctccctcctccccagtctAATTTCAAGTAAATAGTATCTTTATCAGCAAAGTGAGAGAAACTTAGCATAATTATCTGGACAGATCAGGCAAAGTATATAccagtgaagaaaattatttttatttcacaggacttttttcattttctatatttgtatGAAACAACATGGTACAGTACAAAGTGCATTGAGTATTGAAGGCAGCTGCCTTGAGTAAGAGTCTTGGCTCAGTTACCTATGGCATTTGCACTGAGAGAATCAGTACAACTCTCTGGTGTAAAATGAaggacctctaaggttcctttgagCCTTAAGAACCCTGATGCTGTGAATGTACAGATCCATTGCTTCAgtatctatttttctctcttggtAGAGTTTAGGGCCCAGCTGAGGCCCAGGATATGTACACATTATAGCTTATTCACAGATCCTTTCAGTACGGCTTGAGAGAAGGTTGCAAGCAGAAAATGTTCACAGCTTAAGTGGAGTCGAATTTGAGAGAGAAGAATCTCTCTTGGGTCTGAAAAATAAGAGGAGAGATCTGGAAGGAGGCAGTTACATTAGTGCAGATGATGATTTCATCACAACCCACAAGATAATAATGTGGAAATCAAGTTGATGAGTAATTTTGTATGCAACCTTAACAAGTCTTTGAATTGATGTGGAGTCCAATCTGTGACACAAATCACGtccattgaaaaaacaaaacacaccatGAGGAGACTTTCCAATCTTGGTCCCAAAATAAAAAATCTGATATTTGTCATTTGTACAATTTTTGCAgtacagattaaaaaaagaataaaaaccctATGGCTTTATATTTACGTTCAAAAGTTCCAAATTTAGCATTAAAAAACCCCACAGCTACAGTAGTAATTATTATCTCTGTAAACACAGGCAAATGGCTAATGTTTATCCACTCTAAAGATCCCTGTACTCTGCTGAACCAAGAGGAGGGCCCTAGGTTGAATGGTATATTTGCACTGCCCTGACAGCCTCTTTTGACCTTTTAAAAGAGCTGTAGATTGAGATGAATTTTACCACTAAAGTAATAGGATAATAACtgacattatatatgtatgtgtatatatatgtatatgcacatatatttctataagtatatatgtatatgtgtatattcatatgcatacacacatatatatacatatatattttgagtCTGTAAAATgctgtacatatattatctcatttacttaCAATAATCTGTGAGGAAGCTACTAAAGGTAtcattatctctactttacagattactgaggcccagggagaataagtgacttgcttgtggtCATATAGTTAGTAGGTGACAGAGACACagtctgaactcagatcttcttgactctaaatctgTAGTCAAATAATTACTAATATTACCATTGTTAATAACACTAAGtaatattcatattttaatataataattatatttaattatattatataatacaagTGATCTTTATATTAATGacagtaatattaataatataaatattaaataggtATTCaagtaataattaattttttaatagttGCAATCAGTTTATTAAAAAGAGATGATTGATTAGGCATCTGCCATGGTGACTTCAACTTCTACACCTGGTTCAATGCTGATAGAAGTGATCTGCTTCACAATTTCAGAAGGACTGTGCAAATCAATAAGATGTTTGTGGATTCTCATCTGGAACTGATCCCAAGTCTTAGAGCCTTCAGCACAAGGAGTTTTCTTAGTTGTAATTCGAAGTGTCTCAGTGGGCATTCGAACAGGTCCCTTCACTTTCAAGTTCTTTTCTTTGGCTCCTCTAATCAGGTCAGCACACACCTTCTTGAGTGACTTCACATTGCAGCTGGTGAGGGTGACTCCGACTCGGTGAATGGCCATTTTGGGCTCCACAAGCGTCTTGCCGGTGTCCTTGAATGCCATGGCAGTGGAGCGGCTTCCTGACCAACGTATTCCTTGGTAAGTGCGAACAGAGGTGGGTCAGGAGGAGGAGAGGCAGGTACTGCCGAATCCAAGAGGTTGTAGTAATGGTACCTTCACCAAAGAGGCTAAGTAATTAATTATTACTAATATAAACATAAAGTCTAAGTTTAGCTCTTTATTCATTATGCCATGCTTCCCCCACATTCATTCAATTAttaaacaaggatttattaatcaCTGTatctgagccaggcactgtgctaagtactgggaacaaaatgaagcagtccttgccctcaaggaaggaGCTGATGTCTCTATTAGGCCAAATCCTTGGAAGTTGGCATAAACCATGGAATTACAGAGTTCttgtagctggaagggaccctagtgGTCCTCCAAGctgacttcttcattttacagaacaggaaattATTTGAGGTCTCACAAATAGAGAATGGTGGAGTGAGGACTAGACCCTATGTATCCCACTCCAGGACTCTTTACTGTCTCCCACCACTATCACAATTCAGGAAAACCGAGTCTTTCTACGAACATAATATAGTTATCCTCTCTTATTCTGGAATCTATCCTAGAATTAACTTCTCTAGAGTCTTTCACTGCCATATGCCAAATAGAAAATGGGATTTAAGGTGGAAGAGAAAGGGACTGTTGGCAGGAAGTGAAGGTCTTCTGCATAACTGTGCTGGACTTGTACAATGGTATGTGAAAGTTTAGTTTCTGAAggcatttagaatcagaagatctaGGGTCCAATAGTTGCCATTTACTACCTCTATGACCCTCGGTAAGTCATTCAATCTCTCTAGGGCTCAGTTTTCCAAACTGTAACCAAGGTAAATGGATTGttaacttctgaggtcccttccagctttaaatctatattcCAAATTGtgattattctttcctctctatctTAATAGTTAAATTCTTGGTTCAGACTAAGTCATCATcaatataagcatttattaagcacctctgtAGAATATTGTATtatgtgctagagatacaaagagacacTCACTCAAGGGACTTCAGTCTAATTGGAGAAAGAGAGTatgagaataaaaagagaagtaaagggggtagctaggtggttcagtggataaagctctgaccctggattcaggaggacctgagttcaaatccagcctcagacacttgacacttactggctgtgtgaacctaggcaagttatttaactctcattttccaacaaaaacaaacaaaaacaaaaagagaagtaACACATAAGCTAGCCCATATCcttacagagaggtgatagaataAACAAGCAGAATAAGACAtgtttttggacatagccaatatggaaatttgttttgcttgactatatgtaTTCATTACAacggttttgttattatttttttcctcagtgatgttgggaggagagggagataaaataaatgcttgtcagttgAAAACATAATGTAAGGTAGCATATAAGCATTAGGCAAGTGCTTTGAAAGAACTGCTACCAGTGGTCAAACAGGAAGATCACTGAAAGCTGCAGTGGCTGAAAAAAGCTTTGAAGGAGCATATGTATCTGCTACCActcaaatataattattttccaagTGTGGACTGCTGGTGGTGACTAGGAGTTGTCTACATTTGAAACTTTAGGATTGTGGGTCCCTAGATTTAGTACTAGGAAAGACctgaggtcatctcatccaactctctcattttacagatgaggaaagtaaggcctaGAAAGTCAATTGCTTTTCCCCAGATCACACGGGTGGTGAAGCCATTCAGAAAAACCAGAAGGGCAGGgttgataataacaacaacagcataacaataataataaacttgTAATTATAGTTAACATTTGCATAACACGTTAAAATTTCTCTCTATATAGAGGgtttcccaaaagtctttgtgcagttttaaactttaatagttttttttttccaagaggcAAGTTTAGCACTTGAGCTCTGGAGATCAGAGACCACACCTCATCAGTGGTGGAGCCTCAGGATGACCCATATCTGTGGCAGAGGATAGTCTGGTTATCATGGCAGTCCAGTGAAGgcatgcattttttttgttttgttttttggggggtgaggcaattggggttaagtgacttgcccagggtcacacagctagtaagtgtcaagtgtctgaggccggatttgaactcaggtctttctgactccagggccggtgctctatccactgcgccactcagTTGCCCCAAAGGCATGCATTTTTAAGCTTGGCAGACCTATGTTCTGGGCAGCTACTCCTAGGAAGAATCACCCACTCACCTCATCCCCAGCTTCACGCCCTCTGAGAATCAGAGAAACTCAAAGAATGCATGGGGGCCAGGGGAAATCACCTGGTGATGCTGTGATTGTGAAGGAACTACCACAGCACACCCAGACATCTTTATACATGTTTTTGTTTGCTGGGGTGCTGGGCTTCATTGATATTTCCACACATATGCACACCTGACACCCCTAAAAAGAtcaatgttcattcattcattccttcattgaCCATTTACTAAGTACCTGATACTAGGCCCTGTTCAGGTactaggagagagagaggcagaaatgaaaaaGATGTGGTTCTTTTCTTGAAAGATTGCAAATAGTTACTGAGTGATAATGTCATTTACTGGAGACTTTTTTCAGGTCATTAGTAGCTCAAAGGAGTCCTTTTTTCCAGAGTTCAAGTTTCACTCTGAAAATTTCCTgggttattttcttttaatgatagTTATAAAGTAATAGCTCTTCTGAGAAAACAGTCTTCACATTGGTAATGGAAACTTCAGTTCTGTTGTTCTGATTACCTTCCTTGATCCTGTA includes:
- the LOC122735811 gene encoding 40S ribosomal protein S20-like codes for the protein MAFKDTGKTLVEPKMAIHRVGVTLTSCNVKSLKKVCADLIRGAKEKNLKVKGPVRMPTETLRITTKKTPCAEGSKTWDQFQMRIHKHLIDLHSPSEIVKQITSISIEPGVEVEVTMADA